A region of Pseudomonas sp. Marseille-Q3773 DNA encodes the following proteins:
- a CDS encoding type II toxin-antitoxin system PrlF family antitoxin: MATTFEVESTLTDRYQTTVPETVRRALGLKKRDKIHYSIRPDGGVILTRAEATEDDPVLGQFLNFLAHDIATNPQRLQVVDADLIARLDKLVGDAEIDLDQPLSAEDE; this comes from the coding sequence ATGGCTACCACTTTCGAAGTCGAGTCCACGCTTACCGATCGGTATCAGACCACCGTGCCGGAAACCGTGCGTCGTGCTTTAGGTTTGAAAAAGCGTGACAAGATCCATTACTCGATTCGCCCTGACGGGGGGGTGATACTCACCCGAGCAGAAGCAACCGAAGACGATCCCGTGCTAGGCCAGTTCCTGAATTTTCTGGCTCACGACATCGCAACCAATCCTCAACGGCTGCAGGTTGTCGATGCTGACCTTATCGCTCGCCTCGACAAGCTCGTGGGTGATGCAGAGATCGACCTGGATCAACCTCTGTCGGCAGAAGATGAATGA
- a CDS encoding universal stress protein, which produces MPSPVLIAIDASPASTALLTLARRYCQPGDHELHVLLAIDSTFAVHDKPAPYTTEELEEYPAACEEQRLGDRAVAEAVALLQQAGFDSQGCMVAGQPVEAIVGKAQELNCELIIMGHRHLSRLGRLLDPSISAKVIDRVEVPVLVGAA; this is translated from the coding sequence ATGCCCAGCCCCGTCCTGATCGCCATCGATGCCTCCCCCGCCTCCACCGCCCTGCTCACCCTCGCCCGCCGCTATTGCCAGCCCGGCGATCATGAATTGCATGTGCTGCTGGCCATCGACTCGACCTTCGCCGTGCACGACAAACCCGCGCCTTACACCACCGAGGAACTGGAGGAATACCCCGCCGCCTGCGAGGAACAACGCCTGGGTGACCGCGCCGTGGCCGAAGCGGTGGCGCTATTGCAACAGGCAGGCTTCGACAGCCAGGGCTGCATGGTTGCCGGGCAGCCGGTCGAGGCAATAGTCGGCAAGGCACAGGAACTGAACTGCGAGCTGATCATCATGGGCCACCGCCACCTGTCGCGGCTGGGGCGGTTGCTGGATCCGTCGATCAGCGCGAAAGTGATTGATCGGGTTGAGGTGCCGGTGTTGGTGGGGGCTGCTTGA
- a CDS encoding type II toxin-antitoxin system YhaV family toxin produces the protein MSDANRKPLVIHGWTVFAHPLFLAKLEALSAQVQAQMQQDPAGYTKKNAFKRLAAIRRLAFDVIPQDPTKAEYRQGATLGGDHKHWFRAKFFQQYRLFFRYHTASRIIVLAWVNDESCKRAYDSNDDAYKVFQKMLLSGQPPDDWDQLLQESGPARTRPG, from the coding sequence ATGAGTGATGCGAACAGGAAGCCGCTTGTAATTCATGGATGGACTGTCTTTGCCCACCCGCTGTTCCTGGCCAAATTGGAAGCGCTCAGCGCGCAAGTTCAGGCTCAGATGCAGCAGGACCCGGCGGGTTACACGAAAAAAAATGCTTTCAAGCGGCTCGCGGCAATCAGGCGCTTGGCCTTTGATGTGATCCCCCAGGACCCGACCAAGGCGGAGTACCGGCAAGGTGCAACGCTAGGGGGTGACCACAAGCACTGGTTCAGAGCAAAGTTCTTTCAGCAATACCGGTTGTTTTTTCGTTACCACACTGCCAGTCGGATCATCGTGTTGGCATGGGTCAATGACGAATCTTGCAAGCGGGCCTACGACAGTAATGACGACGCTTACAAGGTTTTTCAGAAGATGCTGCTAAGCGGCCAACCTCCAGACGATTGGGATCAATTGCTGCAAGAGTCCGGGCCTGCGCGTACCAGGCCCGGATAG
- a CDS encoding MFS transporter, whose amino-acid sequence MSSLSAPSAALAAPAPAAPAQTAFGLQVVVGLFGVLLAVLCAGLNESVTKISLADIRGAMGIGADEGAWLLAVYSAASVSAMAFAPWLATTFSLRRFTLCAIGLFALLGLLQPFAPNLHSLMLLRVLQGFASGALPPMLMSVALRFLPPGIKVYGLACYALTATFGPNLGTPLAGLWTEYVGWRWAFWQIILPSALAMACVGWGLPQDPLRLERFRQFDWRGVLLGLPAISCIVLGLSLGDRWGWFDSPLICWLLGGGLLLLVLFMYNEWSEPLPFFQLRMLSRRNLSFALVTLAGVLIVLSGVGSIPSAYLAQLQGYRPAQTSPLMLLVAMPQLVALPLTAALCNIRAVDCRWVLGVGLALLAVSCLGSSLLTAEWIRGDFYPFYLLQVFGQPMAVLPLLMLSTNGMTPQEGPFASSWFNTVKGLAAVIAGGLLDALGTVRRHFHSNHLVDSLGNAPLLDDNAVGLAKRIHEQALVLTSADLYLVMAGIAMALICLIPFVPTRVYPPRAVA is encoded by the coding sequence ATGAGTTCCCTGTCCGCCCCGTCTGCCGCGCTTGCCGCCCCTGCACCGGCCGCGCCTGCGCAGACGGCGTTCGGCCTGCAGGTCGTGGTCGGGCTGTTCGGCGTCTTGCTGGCGGTGCTATGCGCAGGGCTCAACGAATCGGTGACCAAGATTTCCCTGGCCGATATCCGCGGCGCCATGGGCATTGGTGCCGACGAAGGCGCCTGGCTGCTGGCGGTATACAGCGCCGCCTCGGTGTCGGCCATGGCCTTCGCCCCTTGGCTGGCCACCACCTTTTCATTGCGCCGTTTCACCCTGTGCGCCATTGGCCTGTTCGCGCTGCTCGGCCTGTTGCAACCGTTCGCCCCCAACCTGCACAGCCTGATGCTGCTGCGCGTGCTCCAGGGTTTCGCCTCGGGCGCGCTGCCGCCGATGCTGATGAGCGTGGCCCTGCGCTTCCTGCCACCGGGCATCAAGGTCTATGGCCTGGCCTGCTACGCGCTCACTGCCACCTTCGGGCCCAACCTCGGCACGCCGCTGGCAGGGCTGTGGACCGAATACGTCGGCTGGCGCTGGGCGTTCTGGCAGATCATCCTGCCCTCGGCGCTGGCCATGGCCTGTGTCGGCTGGGGCCTGCCGCAGGACCCGCTACGCCTGGAGCGCTTCCGGCAGTTCGACTGGCGTGGCGTGCTGCTCGGCCTGCCTGCCATCAGCTGTATCGTGCTGGGCTTGTCGCTGGGCGACCGCTGGGGCTGGTTCGATTCGCCGCTGATCTGCTGGCTGCTTGGCGGTGGCCTACTGTTGCTGGTGCTGTTCATGTACAACGAATGGTCCGAGCCGCTGCCGTTCTTCCAGTTGCGCATGCTGTCGCGGCGCAATCTGAGTTTCGCCCTGGTCACCCTGGCCGGGGTGCTGATCGTGCTCTCCGGCGTGGGCAGCATCCCTTCGGCCTATCTCGCGCAGCTCCAGGGCTATCGCCCGGCGCAGACCAGCCCATTGATGCTGCTGGTGGCGATGCCGCAACTGGTAGCCCTGCCACTGACGGCGGCGCTATGCAACATCCGCGCAGTGGACTGCCGCTGGGTACTGGGCGTCGGCTTGGCGTTGCTGGCGGTGTCCTGCCTCGGCAGCAGCCTGCTGACCGCCGAGTGGATCCGTGGCGACTTCTATCCGTTCTACCTGCTGCAGGTATTCGGCCAACCGATGGCCGTGCTGCCGCTGCTGATGCTGTCCACCAATGGCATGACCCCGCAGGAAGGCCCATTCGCTTCCAGCTGGTTCAACACCGTGAAGGGCCTGGCAGCGGTGATTGCCGGTGGCCTGCTGGACGCCCTTGGCACCGTACGCCGGCACTTTCATTCCAACCACCTGGTGGACAGCCTGGGCAACGCCCCGTTGCTCGACGACAACGCCGTGGGCCTGGCCAAGCGTATCCACGAACAGGCGTTGGTGCTGACTTCGGCCGACCTCTACCTGGTCATGGCCGGTATTGCCATGGCGCTGATCTGCCTGATTCCTTTCGTGCCTACCCGGGTCTACCCACCGCGCGCGGTGGCTTGA
- a CDS encoding DUF1656 domain-containing protein — MPREIAFHGVYMPTMTLMFLFALGLAWGLDRFIASHDGYRFFWHPALLRLSLFVCLFGALALSLYW; from the coding sequence ATGCCCCGCGAAATCGCCTTTCATGGCGTGTACATGCCGACCATGACGTTGATGTTCCTGTTTGCCCTGGGCCTGGCCTGGGGCCTGGACCGGTTCATCGCCAGTCATGATGGCTACCGCTTCTTCTGGCACCCGGCGCTGCTGCGCCTGAGCCTGTTCGTCTGCCTGTTCGGCGCCTTGGCGCTGTCGCTCTACTGGTGA
- a CDS encoding HlyD family secretion protein, giving the protein MKKFFSLIATLLVLTAAVVIGRQLWLHYMTTPWTRDGRVRADIINVAADVPGYVVDVPVKDNQRVKKGDLLIQIDPEHYQLAVDQAKALVASRKATWEMRKVNAKRRADMDNLVISKENRDDASNIANAAQADYQQALAELAAAELNLKRTQIVATVDGYVTNLNIHKGDYARTGEAVMAVVDEHSFWVYGFFEETKLPHVKVGDQAELQMMSGERIKGHVESIARGIYDRDNPQSRELIADVNPTFNWVRLAQRVPVRIHIDEVPEGFLLAAGTTCTVVVKPGEE; this is encoded by the coding sequence ATGAAAAAGTTCTTCAGCCTGATCGCCACCCTGCTGGTGCTGACCGCTGCCGTGGTGATCGGTCGCCAGTTGTGGCTGCACTACATGACCACGCCATGGACCCGTGACGGCCGCGTGCGCGCCGACATCATCAACGTCGCCGCCGACGTGCCCGGCTATGTGGTGGACGTGCCGGTCAAGGACAACCAGCGGGTGAAGAAGGGCGACCTGCTGATCCAGATCGACCCCGAGCACTACCAGCTGGCAGTCGACCAGGCCAAGGCCCTGGTCGCTTCGCGCAAGGCCACCTGGGAAATGCGCAAGGTCAACGCCAAGCGCCGTGCCGACATGGACAACCTGGTGATCTCCAAGGAAAACCGCGACGACGCCAGCAACATCGCCAACGCGGCCCAGGCCGACTACCAGCAAGCCCTTGCCGAGCTGGCGGCGGCCGAGCTGAACCTCAAGCGCACGCAGATCGTGGCCACGGTGGACGGCTACGTGACCAACCTTAATATCCACAAGGGAGACTACGCACGCACCGGTGAAGCGGTGATGGCGGTGGTCGACGAGCACTCGTTCTGGGTATACGGGTTCTTCGAAGAGACCAAGCTGCCGCATGTGAAGGTGGGTGACCAGGCCGAGCTGCAGATGATGAGCGGCGAGCGCATCAAGGGCCATGTGGAGAGCATCGCCCGTGGCATCTACGACCGCGACAACCCGCAAAGCCGCGAGCTGATCGCCGATGTGAACCCGACCTTCAACTGGGTGCGCCTGGCGCAGCGGGTGCCGGTGCGTATTCACATTGATGAGGTGCCGGAAGGGTTCCTGCTGGCGGCGGGGACGACCTGTACGGTGGTGGTGAAGCCGGGCGAGGAGTAA
- a CDS encoding LysR family transcriptional regulator, with amino-acid sequence MQLPDMNLLVALDALLDEGSVVGAAQRMNLSPAAMSRTLGRIRDALGDPILVRAGRGLVPTPRALALREQVAALVEQAGEVFRSAGEVDLPKLDRAFNIRTNDLFIALYGAQLLRRMHEQAPRTVLRFVPESPGGDDDSVLRDGHTDLIISSTMELGPEIKVQSLFQTYYVGLARRDHPIFEQPITPSSFASYPQISVSRRGRANGPIDVELANCKVQRRVALITPSFHSALFSLPDSDLILPMPANILNSVHKLGLPLRSFEIPVPLERVTVLQAWHPRFHNDPAHRWLRQTLKACCSVDP; translated from the coding sequence ATGCAACTCCCCGACATGAACCTGCTCGTCGCCCTCGATGCCTTGCTCGACGAAGGCAGTGTAGTCGGCGCGGCGCAGCGCATGAACCTGAGCCCGGCGGCGATGAGCCGGACCCTTGGGCGCATCCGCGATGCCCTGGGCGATCCGATTTTGGTGCGCGCCGGCCGCGGCCTGGTGCCGACGCCACGAGCTTTGGCGCTGCGTGAGCAGGTGGCTGCGCTGGTGGAGCAGGCCGGTGAGGTGTTCCGCAGTGCCGGTGAGGTCGACCTGCCCAAGCTCGACCGGGCCTTCAATATTCGCACCAATGACCTGTTCATTGCCCTGTACGGCGCCCAACTGCTCAGACGCATGCACGAGCAGGCGCCACGCACGGTGCTGCGGTTCGTGCCGGAAAGCCCTGGCGGTGATGACGACAGCGTGCTGCGCGACGGGCACACTGACCTGATCATCAGCTCGACCATGGAACTGGGCCCGGAGATCAAGGTGCAGAGCCTGTTCCAGACCTATTACGTAGGCCTGGCCAGGCGCGACCACCCGATCTTCGAACAGCCGATCACACCTAGCAGTTTCGCCAGCTATCCACAGATCAGCGTGTCACGCCGTGGCCGGGCCAACGGCCCGATCGATGTCGAGCTGGCCAACTGCAAGGTGCAGCGACGGGTGGCGTTGATTACTCCGAGCTTCCATTCGGCGCTGTTCTCGCTGCCGGATTCCGACCTGATCCTGCCGATGCCGGCCAACATCCTCAACAGTGTGCACAAGCTCGGGCTGCCGCTGCGCTCGTTCGAGATCCCGGTGCCGCTGGAGCGGGTGACCGTGTTGCAGGCGTGGCACCCACGGTTTCACAATGACCCGGCGCATCGGTGGTTGCGGCAGACTTTGAAGGCTTGCTGCAGTGTCGACCCTTGA